The DNA sequence GGAATTCCCAAAAGGACAGACGTGATACGTCAACTGCTCATTGTCACGTGGCTTATACCTGAAGGGTATAGTAACGAACTTGAAAATGGCCGACCGCTTTCATAATCAACAAAAAGTTCGCGCGGACCATAATGTAATGGCGAGGTCATTCGATCATTCAGGAGGTACAACGGAAATGAACTTGCAAAGtatctttttttgtttatttaataacTGAAGTTCCTTCGAGGGTTGAAACCAGCTTCACCAGAGCAGTCCTCGATGCCGCCGTCCTAAATGCTTGCCCACATAGTCATCTTCGTTTacttaattattttttttgtggAGCTGCTTGTAATCAGACGTAATGCGATAGCCTGTGTCCACTTCCGCAGGGCAACGATGCATGCAGAGTAGCTGATAGTTAAACTACGTTGTCGACTTCCTCAGCAACTGCTTCAGCGGCGTCAGCGACTTCAGCTTCTGGCTCCGCCTCCACGTCGACGGCTGCTTCAGCAGCTTCGGCCTGAGCGGCAGCTTCCGTTGCATCAGCCGGTGCAGCTGCAAAGGCTGAATAAAAAGACAGAGGTAATGAAAAAGGTTCGCCGAGTCAAGCAACGCGGTGTCCTGGTGAAGATAAATTCAGGTAGTATATATATTGTCTATAAACATATTAAAGACTACGGGGTACCCGCTATAGAGTTGTCCTTCTTGTCGTACCTTACTCATGGGCAATGGTTTAGTCAAAAAGCGCAAGAATATGAATAGATGATAAAAAAAGTTGTTGACTATTATTATTTCCAGAAATAATTAGCCTGGGCCAGTTTTCGTGAGGGGAAACACCAAAGGTGTGCGCTGTGGATTTGAGTGTTGCTTCCGCGCGGCTCTTTCAATCTTACATCGTTTTCTAGCGTCAGAAACGTAAACTATTTGTCGACATCTCCTGCACCCAGTGTCGGTACGAAAATTTAAATGCAGCTTAAGCTTATCAACACATTGCGTTCATCATCGTAAGTTTACATCTGCTGCACGACGAGAGCTAACCTTATGCGATTTTCATTCACATACGTCCCGCTCGCACAGGCTTTACTCTGCGCGTTATAAATTCCTAATCTCATGATACTATTTGATTATCTACCGCCGCCGACTCTGTTTTACTTCATTGGGCACCCCTAAAAGCTCACTGTTTACTTGTGCAGATCACCCGATCTGCCCAGCTCCAACCCTTTTTCTTAATGTTACAAGTATCAGTTACCCGATTTTGCTCTCACCATCACGTATTTGGTTGCGCACCACGTTAACCGTAAGGTGCTCGCTTTTGATGATCGTTCATAAAGATggtgaaaagaagaaataaataaaagaagtaaaaggcgCGTAGAGAGGATTCTATAAGAAAGACAGCTTGTCCGCTTTcttgtattcttctctctcttttatgCCAATTTCTtcctatgctttcttttttcattctatgAATATCTGCCGACTCACCCGTATAGGTAGCTTACTctgctttgataagcgcgatcgACTAATTTAGCGTGGATGGTAATTAAGCATTAACGACTTTGCAACGATACGATATCTTTAATAACCGTACGCAATTGACGGTTTCCACAGTAATCTATTTCTGTCGCGTCTCATCATTGCAGGTTATCGCACATACCGGGGTCACACCCAGCCTGCTCCGGGGCCGTGCACCTGTTGTCGGCCACGCTGAAGTGCTGCTCGGGGGGGCAGGTGAGCTTCAGGCTGAACATTCCCGCGCACACGGAGTACTTGGTGCAGTCGTTCGGGTCAGCAACCAGGGATGCTCCACCGCCCGGGCCCTCCTCGACGCCGACGCAGTCCTCGCTGGGGGGAGGCGGCGTCCCGAAGGAACCAGAGCCGCTGCCTGGCCCCTTGCCGGCCTTGCCGCCCTTACCGGCTTTACCGGCCTTGCcggccttgccgcctttgccctGGACCACCGGGATGACCGCGGCCACCACGACCATGACGACGACCCCTAGCGTTACCAACCGGCTGACCTTTGAGTTGACCATATTGCCTGTCGTCGTCGGCTCGGTTGCGGGTTTCTGCAATGGTGGTAAGGGCGGTCGTTAGTGAACAAATAGTAGGAGAAATAGCGGGCTCTTTTCAAACAGCTGCAGGTTTAAAAAGCACAGTGAAAGCATTAACTGTGCTGTCGCTGCCATCGCCAAAGAGGAGGACCAAAGCATCTTCGAGAACCGGCTTTCCTACTTGACCCCTTACAGAATAATTTCGTATAGGGGATAACCAATGAATGAATCAATTAATGAAAACGTTCAAACTAGCAATGTATTCTTTCAAAGGTATACTTAGGcttatcttgaaaaaaaaagagtaatgaaaataaaatgaaggaCAAATTGGCACTTTGAAACCTGGCGCCAAATTGCAGGACAATGAGCCAGCGGGGCGTGATGGATATTGATGTATTGCGCCGTGGCTGAGTGGTTCTTGCACAGAGAAAATCCTCATAGCTCGCAAAGTTGAGTCTGAGTTATTTAAGGTTCACCACGTATTGCCTTTATATCGATAAACAATTATCGCGAGCAGACGCTATCAAAGTGTTTGATGTCATGGGGACTTGTGCAGGAGGTTCAATACGGCGTCAAAACCCCCTTTTATTTCGTCTATTTCGAATAGCGAAGACTCTGCTAAACCTAACCGGTTTACAAGCTTAATTAGAAGCTAAAAGAAAGGGAATATACCCCCTTCGTAGCGGAGACCTAACGATAAACGTGAACCCTAGTAAGAAAAACAACTCGGCAAGAGCGACTTATCCCGGCAGCGCTGATACACTCTGTTGTGGCGTTCTTGCCCTGACCTGTAGTAAAACATTTCCTTCATTGCATCCTTGTTTGTCTGCCTTATTACGGCCCTTCGTCCCTGTTCTAATTGCCTCCCTTCTAATTGGCATGAACGTTCCACGGGAGGGCCACTTAACAGACAGAGTGGCAGCAGAGTGTTGTATGGTCAGATTAAGACTAACCCTCAGATAACCTAAAAACGACAAGTTGTTTGTCTTGAGCACTTTGTCTTCAGCTACCTCACCTTATAACGCACAGGCTCGTTCTACTCCTCCTCTTCCATGGAGGGTGGGAGAGGGTAAGCTACGTGTGCATAAAAACGCTGCTAAGGAAGGCAGTTGATGCCCTGATGAAGACAAGTCatcttgtcgaagcgttggcgtCAGTGGCATTCCTTGTTCTACTACTATTGTTCACTTCAACTCTCCATCTTCCCGTGAACTTCTCGCTTGTTTGG is a window from the Dermacentor variabilis isolate Ectoservices chromosome 3, ASM5094787v1, whole genome shotgun sequence genome containing:
- the LOC142575611 gene encoding uncharacterized protein LOC142575611, which codes for MVNSKVSRLVTLGVVVMVVVAAVIPVVQGKGGKAGKAGKAGKGGKAGKGPGSGSGSFGTPPPPSEDCVGVEEGPGGGASLVADPNDCTKYSVCAGMFSLKLTCPPEQHFSVADNRCTAPEQAGCDPAFAAAPADATEAAAQAEAAEAAVDVEAEPEAEVADAAEAVAEEVDNVV